The Epinephelus lanceolatus isolate andai-2023 chromosome 14, ASM4190304v1, whole genome shotgun sequence genome has a window encoding:
- the obsl1b gene encoding obscurin isoform X6: MDVFGGAPRFLAYPRPVVVQSGTDAVLKCQIGGDPRPAVIWERNNEKIDPQGRYRVFEDGNVYNLIISAVTTEDSGQYICKAKNSIGETYAAATLKVEGEAQEMELREENKPRFLIKPLSTRAGRGDDAVFSCKLWGNPRPEVVWEKDGRKLNEIFESTHFNVGFQDGGWFQLKIFKTRAPDGGVYTCKARNEFGEALAGAVLLVDAGPGHEEEGNRNGYTNGHWKGHQGKQRSGRQMPNRLRDDTMTKSTKVKMFAVTEGKHAKFRCFVTGKPKPEIIWRKDGRLILSGRRYLLYEDREGYFTLKVLYCKQKDNGVYVCAASNTAGQTLSAVHLSVKEPPVRFKQPLIDLEVWERDLAILECEVPEDSVPITWYLEDRRLQPGAKYGMEEWGTKRRLTIRDIGVDDDGIYLCEMPDGGRSIAEVAVKGTILRKLPRKVDVLEGENAAFCVEVEKEEMDIHWYKDAIELRETHQTILKSFGRTHILVFVNTMPQDSGLVTFLVGRSKTSSQLRVKAARHCPPSCPVAVQINTERANAALLSWVPAQDSRKNPPSGYVLERQEVGTGSQEWLQCLTTDSATSVEILGDSVPCEADYRFRICSVNKYGKSNNVEFPRAVHLVPVARIQAPLQDALVPEGQDALFSIELSASVIGTWFLNGTQLQEDERYSMRRSRTHQSLRIRGVRDTDNGAEITFIAYGIRDSAALYIQAPLVKFSPMSEMDRNKFVEVGIPIVLYCELSDPAAPVHWYKNGVELQTMEGLHIQSEGTMRRIVIQSAEFSHSGVYCCDAIDDVIRFNVEVEAPPLRFSAIPDVERNKTIELGCPIVLCCELSDPSAQVHWYKDGSKLHPQTGVDILTDDLARKLIVHSAEFFHSGLYCCKTKGDAITFSVDIKAPPVKFSAIPEEMRTKSIEAGCPLVLQCVVSDPEAHVCWCKDEMQLISNTGLEIHSEGNTRTLVVQSAELCHSGVYRCTTQDDTMEFQVEIKAPTLPLSPSPEVVETQSLDATCPTEPTCETSDPAFQVSWQEDKEHDSNKEPDFEMEGIKKTLVIEPTHPSNSGAYYCATADDVAQLIVNNQVPPPTYLLDPDVEKTESAEADCPIVQQFEISDPIAKACWYKDGTPIYPKWEADCESQSSSQAVLLQSYDLSDDGRFGCETSGDAQLNVDMKAEQCHYGDEIGEIADSSVQYTVDVEATSPRLSSDQEKKSTEEAYAAEVDCMSSKCNSGTFCDKRGDTQTDEEHSRQMPTSQSTYEHITDWITTKQPKKLSDSQRTTNAQSPVYCNSEKPTIMQSDTHHHMNKPTESQGEEFIYYLQHAEAPSEEPDNSLQTAVQTDEICHILQTAAVESEESTLKTLTVQSEELHSSKQMRTVQSELAPPVKITTLCEAERNKSVEVDEPIVLQCEISDPNAKVNWYKDGINLHEAAGQDMLAEGSIRTLAFQSARLSDAGTYSCKTTDDAMQFHVDVKAPLPVEPLLTFSALSEGDQKKTVMAGSPIALQCELSNPTGQVSWYKDGTQLLPQNGVEIQSEGNLRSLVVPSAERAHTGVYRCESKDDDIQFAVEVKALPVKFSELQESDRSKSVQEGSPIVLSCELSHDSSAHVDWYKDGMELLPQNNMEIQSDGLTRTLLIHSAENIHSGTYECSTSDDTITFKVDVEGRSPQILPIPLSEKYKMIAVGCPIMLQCEVSDPVAQVSWFKDEVELFCRTGLDMKRDGSLRKLIIHSAKVSDSGLYSCSLADDVVTYHVDVEAAPVRFAALPDVARNKFVEAGCSIKLQCEVSEPTAQVYWHKDGEQLLPKSEYEIETKEQLRALVIASAEVRHSGVYSCEAADDHIEFKVDVAAVPEAEESKSVEAGSPVRLQYEISDPTSQTCWYEDGIKRSPKSGINIDSEGNKRTLVMKSTTSSCSGVYSCKTDDDDDSDFNDFCVEVKAPPVTFADIPEEDLFKSVVEQEQLVLSCEVSRTDGVVQWYKDGIEMQPSNNITMQAEGTRRNLTVHSTQLSDTGTYTCRAGDNILMYKVTIREPPVLIIYPKEDVHLDRHVPEEIILSCELSRPNGVVSWYKDGQKLQESENIKLKVEGPYRRLKIVSSGVEDSGEYVCDTADASIFFHLSITEPPVRIVSPSQSQMELCQQTSERMVLSCEISRPNAVVRWYRDGLEVEENDNLILEVDGVYRRLIIPETTVRDSAEYVCDTADDSVTFFVNIAEPPVRFVRPRKMACRVDKMAGETLVLDCEVSRSNAEVTWKKNGEEVEDSRNITILEDGVMRQLTVHSLTVEDAGQYVCDAKDDVMDFYVNVQELPVKIIGKTDAKTEKQFLVSDDIILVCELSRSSASVSWYKDNQLIDDTERYCSEEQGVFRSLVVLNAGLEDSGEYTCDAVDDRMVFYITVKEPPVQIIGNSGHPEHHILVAGDDLILECEVSRPNATVQWLWNGKTLKPDTRIKIDSYDVVRKLVLSGLQPSDSGKYVCDAFDDKLTTIVEVQELPAVFENKKANNNVSAYENESVTLCAVVSRERSNVRWLKDGQLLNGDNIHISSEGNTHKLTINPLQLSDSGEYVCDVKTDEMYFSLLVKEMKVKFVRPLENVVSLKGSSLILRCEINKPKGDVQWLKDGQEISPSRRHTIRAQGRERSFTIHQLVEEDAGEYTCESTDDRTSATVTVETPRVVEFIAELRNITVREGEDAVFKCVVSPEDTRLVWRLNGKQVALNERTVISSNGLCHMLCIHNCMVSDSGRVTADAEGLVSEAELQIQEQQVMFTKKMTPVNAEEYSEASLEVEVSLDSGEVQWMRQGVLIHPGTKYTLKHKGRKHSLTINKLAMSDRGTYSCETLHDRTQAQLTVEPRKITIKRGLTDVKTTERETASFEVELSHPNVTGTWTRNAIQLKPTNHFRMSAKGKVHSLTISNLSVEDTGTFMFCVENLKTAARLVVKEPPVTILRKLEDQKFPDGAVISLECELSRHNVDVKWIKNGFEVKPSKDLRIYAMGRKRFLQIMKCHVSDSGMYTCDAGDATTSCTVEVYERELQILQGLEDLDIQEDQNAVFVCEVSVPDVPGEWYKNGERIQPTSTIKIRQEGTKHFLLMCNVRAEDSGEIKFITRHVECIAYLEVEELPVNIVKPLQDTTALEKSRVLLDCTVSNPRCSIRWYKGANVILPSERFEICSEGCYRKLIIQQVVLDDEGMYSVQVGEYTCSAKLTVVAQSQLMVRELKDVEVMAPDEACFECEVAVPVPKAPVWSLNGEPLQPSSQVLMEKMGTVHRLTLRQTSPDMNGVVEFTFGKAKSSAQLQVLSDP, translated from the exons ATGGATGTGTTCGGTGGGGCACCACGTTTCTTGGCCTATCCAAGACCTGTGGTGGTACAAAGTGGAACTGACGCAGTCCTAAAGTGTCAAATTGGTGGTGATCCGAGGCCTGCAGTTATCTGGGAGCgaaacaatgaaaagattgatcCACAGGGACGATACCGGGTCTTTGAGGATGGAAATGTTTACAATCTTATCATTTCAGCTGTGACCACAGAGGATAGTGGCCAGTACATATGCAAAGCAAAGAACAGCATTGGTGAAACATATGCAGCTGCCACACTGAAGGTGGAAGGTGAAGCACAAGAGATGGAGTTACGAGAGGAAAATAAGCCACGATTCCTCATCAAGCCCCTCTCCACTCGCGCCGGTCGTGGGGATGATGCTGTCTTCTCTTGTAAGCTCTGGGGAAACCCGCGACCAGAGGTTGTCTGGGAAAAGGATGGCAGGAAACTCAATGAAATATTTGAAAGCACACATTTCAATGTGGGCTTCCAGGACGGTGGATGGTTCCAGCTCAAGATCTTTAAGACTCGTGCTCCAGACGGTGGTGTATATACATGCAAAGCCCGAAATGAGTTTGGGGAAGCGTTGGCAGGAGCTGTGTTGCTGGTTGATGCAGGCCCAGGACATGAGGAAGAAGGGAATCGTAACGGCTACACGAATGGCCACTGGAAAGGCCATCAAGGAAAACAGAGGAGTGGTAGGCAAATGCCAAACCGGCTCAGAGACGACACCATGACCAAGTCAACTAAAGTGAAAATGTTTGCAGTGACAGAGGGTAAACATGCCAAATTCCGCTGCTTTGTGACTGGGAAACCCAAACCAGAAATCATTTGGAGGAAAGATGGCAGGCTGATACTGTCTGGAAGGCGTTATTTGTTATATGAGGACAGAGAAGGATACTTCACACTTAAAGTTCTGTACTGTAAGCAGAAGGATAATGGAGTTTATGTTTGTGCTGCGTCAAATACTGCCGGACAAACCCTCAGTGCTGTACACCTCTCCGTAAAGG AGCCGCCTGTGCGGTTCAAGCAGCCTCTCATTGATCTAGAAGTATGGGAGCGAGATTTGGCGATTCTCGAGTGTGAAGTTCCAGAGGACTCTGTTCCCATCACATGGTATCTGGAGGACAGACGACTGCAGCCAGGGGCCAAATATGGAATGGAGGAGTGGGGAACAAAACGGCGACTAACTATCCGTGACATCGGAGTTGACGATGATGGGATTTACCTCTGCGAGATGCCTGATGGGGGCAGAAGCATTGCAGAGGTAGCTGTGAAAG GGACAATTTTGCGGAAGCTTCCAAGAAAGGTGGATGTATTGGAAGGTGAAAATGCAGCCTTTTGTGTTGAAGTGGAGAAAGAGGAAATGGACATACATTGGTACAAAGATGCCATTGAGCTTCGTGAAACGCATCAGACCATCCTTAAGTCCTTTGGTCGAACTCACATCCTAGTTTTCGTCAATACAATGCCCCAAGACTCTGGCCTTGTAACTTTCCTTGTAGGCAGATCCAAGACTTCCTCTCAGCTAAGAGTGAAAG CGGCCAGACATTGTCCTCCCAGTTGTCCAGTTGCTGTGCAGATCAACACAGAGCGTGCTAATGCAGCTCTTCTCTCATGGGTTCCTGCTCAGGACTCACGAAAGAACCCTCCATCTGGATATGTGCTTGAACGACAGGAAGTGGGCACTGGCTCACAGGAGTGGCTACAGTGCCTGACTACCGACTCTGCCACCTCTGTAGAGATTCTTGGTGACAGTGTACCATGTGAGGCTGATTATCGATTTCGCATCTGCAGTGTGAACAAGTATGGGAAGAGCAACAATGTTGAGTTCCCTAGAGCTGTTCACTTGG TTCCAGTTGCCAGAATACAAGCTCCCTTACAGGATGCCTTGGTGCCTGAAGGGCAAGATGCCCTCTTCTCTATTGAGCTCTCTGCTTCAGTTATTGGTACATGGTTCTTAAATGGTACTCAGCTTCAGGAAGATGAAAGATATTCCATGCGTCGGTCACGAACACACCAATCTCTTCGCATTCGAGGAGTACGGGATACAGACAATGGAGCTGAGATCACATTTATTGCCTATGGCATTCGGGATTCTGCAGCCCTGTACATTCAAG CTCCTCTCGTGAAGTTTTCACCAATGTCAGAAATGGATCGAAACAAATTTGTAGAAGTTGGGATCCCCATCGTGCTCTACTGTGAGCTGTCGGACCCTGCAGCTCCAGTGCACTGGTACAAAAATGGGGTGGAATTACAAACAATGGAGGGTCTGCATATCCAATCAGAGGGCACCATGAGGAGAATTGTCATCCAATCAGCAGAGTTCTCACATTCGGGAGTGTATTGCTGTGATGCCATTGATGACGTCATCCGGTTCAATGTGGAAGTCGAGG CCCCACCTCTGAGGTTTTCAGCAATTCCAGATGTTGAGAGGAACAAAACCATCGAACTCGGCTGCCCCATTGTTTTATGCTGTGAGCTCTCAGATCCCTCTGCCCAGGTGCACTGGTACAAAGATGGGTCAAAGCTCCATCCTCAAACTGGAGTAGATATTCTAACTGACGACTTGGCGAGAAAACTGATTGTCCATTCAGCAGAATTTTTCCACTCTGGGTTATACTGCTGCAAGACAAAGGGTGACGCCATCACATTCAGTGTGGACATAAAAG CTCCACCTGTGAAGTTCTCAGCAATTCCTGAAGAAATGAGGACCAAGTCGATCGAAGCAGGCTGCCCTCTTGTACTCCAGTGTGTGGTGTCGGATCCTGAGGCCCACGTTTGCTGGTGCAAGGATGAAATGCAGCTCATTTCAAACACTGGATTAGAAATCCACTCAGAGGGCAACACAAGGACATTAGTTGTTCAGTCTGCCGAGCTGTGCCACTCTGGTGTGTACAGATGCACCACACAGGATGATACCATGGAGTTTCAAGTGGAGATCAAAG CTCCAACGCTGCCGTTGTCGCCCTCGCCAGAGGTTGTGGAGACGCAGTCACTTGATGCAACCTGCCCAACTGAACCAACATGTGAAACCTCAGACCCTGCTTTCCAGGTGTCATGGCAGGAGGATAAAGAACATGATTCTAATAAAGAGCCTGACTTTGAAATGGAAGGCATCAAGAAGACCCTTGTTATTGAACCAACTCATCCTTCAAACTCTGGAGCATACTATTGTGCAACAGCAGATGATGTTGCCCAATTAATAGTAAACAATCAAG TGCCACCTCCGACATATCTGCTTGATCCTGATGTTGAGAAGACTGAGTCTGCTGAAGCGGACTGCCCAATTGTTCAGCAATTTGAGATTTCAGATCCCATTGCCAAAGCCTGTTGGTACAAAGATGGAACCCCGATCTATCCAAAATGGGAAGCAGACTGTGAATCACAGAGCAGCAGCCAAGCTGTGCTCCTCCAGTCATATGACTTGTCTGATGACGGGAGGTTTGGCTGTGAAACATCTGGTGATGCACAGTTAAATGTGGACATGAAAG CAGAGCAGTGTCACTATGGTGACGAGATTGGTGAGATAGCTGATTCATCTGTCCAATACACTGTGGATGTCGAAG CTACATCGCCAAGGCTCTCTTCTGACCAAGAAAAGAAGTCCACTGAAGAGGCTTATGCTGCTGAAGTTGACTGCATGTCCTCAAAATGCAATTCTGGCACCTTCTGTGACAAGAGAGGAGATACTCAGACAGATGAAGAACATTCCAGGCAAATGCCAACTTCTCAGTCGACATATGAACATATAACTGACTGGATTACGACTAAACAGCCAAAGAAGCTCTCCGACAGTCAACGAACTACAAATGCCCAATCTCCAGTTTACTGTAACTCTGAAAAGCCAACAATAATGCAATCTGACACACACCATCACATGAATAAGCCCACAGAATCACAAGGTGAGGAGTTCATTTACTACCTACAGCATGCAGAAGCCCCATCTGAAGAGCCTGATAATTCTCTGCAGACAGCTGTCCAGACAGATGAGATCTGTCATATTCTACAAACTGCAGCTGTTGAATCAGAGGAATCCACTCTCAAGACTCTAACTGTCCAATCAGAAGAGTTGCATAGTTCAAAACAGATGCGGACTGTCCAGTCAGAGCTAG CTCCGCCTGTGAAAATTACCACACTTTGTGAGGCTGAGAGGAACAAGTCTGTTGAAGTTGATGAACCCATAGTGCTGCAGTGTGAGATATCAGATCCTAATGCCAAAGTTAACTGGTACAAGGACGGAATAAATCTACACGAAGCAGCTGGGCAAGACATGCTGGCAGAGGGTTCCATAAGAACACTGGCTTTCCAGTCAGCGCGGCTGTCTGATGCAGGGACTTACAGCTGCAAGACAACAGATGATGCAATGCAGTTTCATGTGGATGTTAAAG CTCCACTTCCTGTAGAACCACTTCTGACGTTTTCAGCTTTATCTGAGGGTGACCAGAAAAAGACAGTCATGGCGGGCTCTCCCATTGCTCTACAATGTGAGCTGTCAAACCCCACTGGACAAGTCAGTTGGTACAAGGATGGAACACAGCTCCTACCTCAAAATGGAGTAGAGATCCAGTCAGAGGGAAATTTGAGGAGTCTAGTTGTCCCATCAGCAGAGCGGGCTCACACTGGGGTATACCGCTGTGAGTCAAAAGATGATGATATCCAGTTTGCTGTGGAAGTAAAAG CACTACCTGTGAAGTTCTCAGAGCTTCAAGAGAGTGACAGAAGCAAGTCCGTCCAAGAAGGTTCTCCCATTGTCCTCAGCTGTGAACTGTCTCATGATTCTTCTGCTCATGTCGACTGGTACAAGGATGGGATGGAACTCCTCCCACAAAACAATATGGAAATACAGTCAGATGGTCTAACGAGGACACTGCTCATCCACTCAGCTGAAAACATACATAGTGGCACCTATGAATGTTCAACATCAGATGACACCATCACGTTTAAAGTGGACGTAGAAG GCCGATCGCCACAGATCTTGCCAATCCCACTGTCAGAAAAATACAAGATGATTGCAGTTGGTTGTCCAATTATGCTCCAGTGTGAGGTCTCAGACCCTGTCGCCCAGGTTTCCTGGTTTAAGGATGAGGTGGAGCTTTTTTGCAGAACTGGCCTTGATATGAAAAGAGATGGCAGCCTGAGAAAATTAATCATTCATTCTGCTAAAGTCTCCGATTCTGGCCTCTACAGTTGTAGCCTTGCTGATGATGTGGTGACATACCATGTGGACGTTGAAG CCGCTCCTGTGAGgtttgcagcacttccagatgTTGCAAGAAACAAATTTGTTGAAGCAGGCTGCTCAATTAAGCTGCAGTGTGAAGTCTCAGAGCCAACTGCCCAAGTCTATTGGCACAAGGATGGAGAACAACTACTTCCAAAGAGTGAATATGAAATTGAAACAAAAGAACAACTGAGAGCATTGGTTATTGCATCTGCAGAAGTCAGACACTCTGGGGTGTACAGCTGTGAGGCCGCAGATGACCATATAGAATTCAAGGTGGATGTTGCAG CTGTTCCAGAGGCTGAGGAGAGCAAATCTGTTGAAGCAGGCAGCCCAGTCAGACTGCAGTATGAGATCTCAGACCCCACAAGCCAGACCTGCTGGTATGAGGATGGAATAAAACGCTCGCCAAAATCGGGAATAAACATCGATTCAGAGGGCAATAAGAGGACACTGGTTATGAAGTCGACCACGTCTTCATGCTCTGGAGTATACAGTTGTaaaactgatgatgatgatgattcagATTTCAACGATTTCTGTGTGGAGGTGAAAG CACCACCGGTAACGTTTGCTGATATCCCAGAGGAAGACCTTTTCAAGAGTGTTGTGGAACAAGAACAGCTTGTTCTGTCATGTGAAGTATCAAGGACTGATGGTGTTGTCCAGTGGTATAAAGATGGAATTGAAATGCAACCAAGCAACAATATCACAATGCAAGCAGAGGGCACCAGAAGGAATTTGACAGTACATTCAACCCAACTGTCTGACACAGGCACATACACATGCCGTGCTGGAGACAACATTCTAATGTACAAGGTTACCATACGAG AACCTCCGGTGTTGATAATCTACCCCAAGGAGGATGTCCACCTGGACCGTCATGTCCCTGAGGAAATTATTCTGAGCTGTGAATTGTCTCGTCCAAATGGTGTTGTCAGCTGGTACAAAGACGGCCAAAAGCTGCAGGAGAGTGAGAACATCAAGCTCAAGGTTGAGGGCCCTTATCGACGGCTGAAGATTGTTTCTAGTGGAGTCGAAGATTCTGGAGAATACGTCTGTGATACAGCTGACGCTTCAATTTTCTTTCACCTTAGTATTACAG aaCCTCCAGTGCGGATTGTGTCCCCAAGTCAGTCCCAGATGGAACTCTGCCAGCAAACCTCTGAGAGGATGGTATTGAGCTGTGAGATCTCACGGCCCAATGCAGTGGTACGCTGGTATAGAGACGGACTTGAAGTGGAGGAGAATGACAACCTTATCTTAGAGGTCGATGGTGTCTACAGAAGACTCATTATACCTGAAACTACCGTCAGAGATTCCGCCGAATACGTCTGTGATACTGCAGATGACTCTGTCACATTCTTTGTCAACATAGCAG AGCCTCCTGTTCGCTTTGTACGTCCAAGGAAGATGGCATGTAGAGTTGACAAAATGGCTGGGGAGACTCTGGTTCTTGACTGTGAGGTTTCTAGATCAAATGCCGAAGTCACCTGGAAGAAAAATGGGGAAGAGGTAGAAGACTCCAGAAATATCACCATCCTTGAGGATGGTGTCATGCGCCAATTAACTGTTCACTCACTAACAGTGGAGGATGCTGGGCAATACGTCTGTGATGCAAAGGATGATGTGATGGATTTTTACGTAAACGTGCAAG aGTTGCCTGTAAAAATTATTGGAAAAACTGATGCAAAAACTGAAAAGCAGTTCTTGGTATCAGATGACATTATTCTAGTGTGTGAACTGTCAAGATCCAGTGCCTCAGTCAGTTGGTACAAAGACAATCAGCTAATTGATGACACTGAGCGATACTGCAGTGAGGAACAAGGTGTTTTCCGATCACTGGTTGTCCTAAATGCTGGGCTTGAAGATTCAGGAGAGTACACCTGTGATGCGGTGGATGATAGGATGGTCTTCTACATCACTGTCAAAG AGCCTCCAGTACAGATCATTGGAAACTCAGGCCACCCAGAGCATCATATCCTGGTAGCAGGGGATGATCTTATTTTGGAGTGTGAGGTGTCTCGGCCAAATGCCACCGTTCAGTGGTTATGGAATGGCAAGACGCTGAAACCAGACACTCGTATAAAAATTGACAGCTATGATGTTGTGAGGAAGCTTGTTCTCTCTGGACTTCAGCCATCAGACTCTGGAAAATACGTTTGTGATGCCTTTGATGATAAATTGACAACAATTGTTGAGGTCCAAG agctaccagcagtgtttgagaataaaaaagcaaataataaTGTCTCAGCCTATGAAAATGAGAGTGTTACGCTGTGTGCCGTTGTGAGCCGGGAAAGATCTAATGTTCGGTGGCTGAAAGATGGCCAACTATTGAACGGGGACAACATTCACATCTCCAGTGAGGGTAATACCCACAAGCTCACCATTAATCCCCTGCAGCTGTCAGATTCTGGAGAATATGTCTGTGACGTAAAGACAGATGAGATGTATTTCAGTCTTTTAGTCAAAG AAATGAAGGTGAAATTTGTCAGACCACTGGAGAACGTAGTGTCTCTGAAGGGCAGCAGCCTTATATTACGATGTGAGATCAACAAGCCCAAAGGAGATGTCCAGTGGCTCAAAGACGGCCAAGAAATCTCTCCAAGCCGTCGGCACACAATACGGGCACAAGGTCGAGAGCGAAGCTTTACCATCCACCAACTGGTGGAAGAAGATGCTGGAGAATATACTTGTGAATCCACAGATGACAGGACGTCAGCAACTGTCACTGTAGAAA CTCCTCGTGTTGTTGAGTTCATAGCAGAGCTTCGTAACATCACGGTCCGCGAAGGAGAAGATGCAGTATTTAAGTGTGTGGTTTCACCAGAGGACACTCGGTTGGTGTGGCGCTTAAATGGCAAGCAAGTAGCCCTGAATGAGCGCACTGTCATTTCAAGTAATGGACTATGCCACATGCTCTGCATCCACAACTGCATGGTTTCAGATAGCGGCAGAGTGACAGCTGATGCAGAGGGGTTGGTATCAGAGGCAGAGCTCCAGATTCAAG AGCAACAGGTGATGTTCACCAAGAAAATGACACCAGTTAATGCTGAAGAGTACAGTGAGGCTTCTCTAGAGGTGGAGGTGAGTCTGGATTCAGGAGAGGTTCAGTGGATGAGGCAAGGTGTCCTGATCCACCCTGGAACCAAGTACACCCTGAAACACAAAGGCCGAAAACACAGTCTCACCATCAACAAACTGGCCATGTCTGACCGGGGCACCTACAGCTGTGAAACCCTTCATGACCGCACGCAAGCACAGCTCACAGTGGAAC CTCGAAAGATCACAATCAAGAGAGGGCTGACTGACGTTaaaaccacagagagagaaacggCATCTTTTGAGGTGGAGCTCTCCCATCCCAATGTCACAGGCACCTGGACGAGAAACGCAATCCAGCTTAAGCCGACAAATCACTTCCGTATGAGTGCCAAAGGAAAAGTCCACAGCCTCACTATCTCTAACCTATCAGTTGAAGACACTGGCACCTTTATGTTCTGTGTTGAGAATCTGAAGACAGCTGCAAGGCTTGTTGTGAAGG AGCCCCCAGTGACCATTCTCAGAAAGCTGGAAGACCAGAAATTCCCTGACGGGGCAGTAATCTCTCTTGAGTGTGAGCTGTCAAGACACAATGTCGATGTGAAATGGATAAAG AATGGGTTTGAGGTGAAGCCAAGCAAGGACTTGCGCATTTATGCAATGGGAAGGAAACGGTTTCTCCAGATCATGAAATGTCATGTCAGTGATTCTGGCATGTACACCTGTGATGCTGGAGATGCTACTACATCCTGCACTGTGGAGGTCTACG AGCGTGAGCTGCAGATCCTGCAGGGCCTGGAGGACCTGGACATCCAGGAGGATCAGAacgcagtgtttgtgtgtgaggtctCAGTGCCGGATGTGCCAGGAGAATGGTACAAAAATGGGGAGAGGATACAACCCACCAGCACCATCAAGATCCGGCAGGAAG GGaccaaacattttcttcttatgTGCAATGTacgagcagaggactctggagAGATCAAGTTTATCACCAGACATGTTGAATGTATCGCTTACCTGGAGGTGGAAG AGCTTCCTGTCAACATTGTGAAACCTCTGCAGGATACGACCGCCCTTGAGAAGAGCCGTGTGCTCCTGGACTGCACTGTGTCTAATCCCAGATGTAGTATCCGCTGGTACAAAGGCGCCAATGTCATCCTGCCCTCTGAGCGCTTTGAGATCTGCAGTGAAGGCTGTTATCGCAAACTGATCATCCAGCAGGTGGTGCTAGATGATGAGGGCATGTACAGTGTGCAGGTTGGAGAGTATACATGCTCTGCAAAACTGACTGTAGTGG CCCAGTCACAGTTAATGGTCAGAGAGCTAAAGGATGTGGAGGTCATGGCCCCTGATGAAGCTTGCTTTGAGTGTGAGGTTGCAGTCCCTGTCCCCAAAGCTCCTGTGTGGAGTCTGAATGGAGAGCCTTTGCAGCCGAGCTCTCAGGTACTCATGGAGAAGATGGGCACGGTCCACAGGCTGACCCTCAGACAAACCTCCCCGGACATGAATGGAGTGGTGGAGTTCACCTTCGGGAAAGCAAAGAGCAGTGCCCAGCTCCAGGTTCTAA